From the genome of Triticum aestivum cultivar Chinese Spring chromosome 3B, IWGSC CS RefSeq v2.1, whole genome shotgun sequence, one region includes:
- the LOC123065498 gene encoding acidic endochitinase, which translates to MACKLKWSPLLSILLLAGMVGISHAGNIAVYWGQNGNEGTLADACNSDLYAYVMVSFLSTFGNGQTPALNLAGHCDPLSGNCNVFSSDITTCQSNGVKVLLSLGGGAGSYGLSSTEDAQSVATYLWDNFLGGSSSSRPLGDAVLDGIDFDIETGNSAHYDELATFLSQYSAQGRKVYLTAARQCPYPDASLGPALQTGLFDNVWVQFYNNPPCQYASGDASNLQSAWNTWTSSVKVSGGFYLGMPASTAAAGSGYVSPGDLTSAVLPGVKGASNYGEIMVWDRYNDVQNSYSSQVKDSV; encoded by the coding sequence ATGGCTTGTAAACTCAAATGGTCTCCTCTCCTCTCCATTCTCCTACTCGCCGGCATGGTTGGCATCTCCCATGCCGGCAACATCGCCGTCTACTGGGGCCAGAACGGTAACGAGGGCACGCTCGCCGACGCCTGCAACTCCGACCTCTACGCGTACGTCATGGTCTCCTTCCTCAGCACCTTCGGCAATGGCCAGACCCCCGCACTCAACCTCGCCGGACACTGCGATCCGCTCTCCGGCAACTGCAACGTTTTCAGCTCCGATATCACGACGTGCCAGTCCAACGGCGTCAAGGTGCTCCTCTCTCTCGGCGGCGGCGCCGGCAGCTACGGCCTTTCCTCCACCGAGGACGCCCAGAGCGTCGCCACCTACCTGTGGGACAACTTCCTCGGCGGCAGCTCGTCGTCCCGCCCGCTCGGCGACGCCGTCCTGGACGGCATCGACTTCGACATCGAGACGGGCAACTCGGCGCACTACGACGAGCTGGCCACGTTCCTGTCACAGTACAGCGCGCAGGGCAGGAAGGTGTACCTGACGGCGGCGCGGCAGTGCCCGTACCCGGACGCGTCGCTGGGGCCGGCGCTGCAGACGGGGCTGTTCGACAACGTGTGGGTGCAGTTCTACAACAACCCGCCGTGCCAGTACGCGAGCGGGGACGCGAGCAACCTGCAGAGCGCGTGGAATACGTGGACGAGCAGCGTGAAGGTGTCTGGAGGCTTCTACCTCGGCATGCCGGCCTCGACGGCCGCGGCCGGGAGCGGGTACGTGTCGCCTGGCGACCTCACGTCGGCGGTGCTCCCCGGCGTGAAGGGCGCCAGCAACTACGGTGAGATCATGGTGTGGGACCGCTACAACGACGTGCAGAACAGCTACAGCAGCCAGGTGAAGGATAGCGTCTGA
- the LOC123070270 gene encoding plastidial pyruvate kinase 2, with protein sequence MAQVVAAAGAAGAARPLGGASGADSLRPVARLPFGPRDVRERWSGSVASRGRREYPVASVISADAEVLPVSPDDNAVFKEEENFQHLKAVQQLATAANGVWSKPNVRRKTKIVCTIGPSTNTREMIWNLAEAGMNVARLNMSHGDHASHQKVIDLVKEYNAQTKDNVIALMVDTKGPEVRSGDLPQPIFLETGQEFTFTIKRGVGTETCVSVNYDDFVNDVEAGDMLLVDGGMMSFLVKSKTEDSVKCEVIDGGELKSRRHLNVRGKSATLPSITDKDWDDIKFGVENQVDYYAVSFVKDAQVVHELKDYLRSSNADIHIIVKIESADSIPNLHSIITASDGAMVARGDLGAELPIEEVPLLQEEIIRMCRSMGKAVIVATNMLESMIVHPTPTRAEVSDIAIAVREGADAVMLSGETAHGKFPLKAVKVMHTVALRTEATITGGETPSNLGQVFKNHMSEMFAYHSTMMSNTLGTSIVVFTRTGFMSILLSHYRPSGTIFAFTDQEIVRQRLALYQGVCPVHMEFSDCAEKTFGDALSYLLKHGMVKEGEEVALVQSGRQPIWRSQSTHNIQVRKV encoded by the exons ATGGCgcaggtggtggcggcagcgggcgcGGCGGGAGCGGCCAGGCCGCTCGGCGGCGCATCTGGGGCCGACTCGCTCCGGCCTGTGGCGAGGCTGCCCTTCGGCCCGCGCGACGTGAGGGAGAGGTGGAGCGGGAGCGTCGCCTCAAGGGGTCGACGTGAGTACCCGGTCGCCTCGGTGATTAGCGCCGATGCCGAGGTGCTGCCGGTGTCGCCCGACGACAACGCGGTCTTCAAG GAAGAAGAAAATTTCCAGCATCTTAAGGCTGTCCAGCAATTGGCAACAGCAGCCAATGGTGTGTGGTCTAAACCAAATGTTAGGCGCAAGACAAAGATTGTGTGCACAATTGGTCCCTCAACTAACACGAGAGAGATGATCTGGAACCTTGCCGAGGCTGGCATGAATGTGGCTCGGCTTAATATGTCACATGGAGACCATGCATCACACCAGAAAGTTATCGACTTGGTGAAGGAGTATAATGCTCAAACGAAGGACAATGTGATTGCGCTTATGGTTGACACCAAG GGCCCAGAAGTTAGGAGCGGAGATTTGCCTCAGCCTATATTCTTGGAAACTGGCCAGGAATTCACCTTCACAATTAAGAGGGGGGTTGGGACTGAGACATGTGTTAGTGTTAACTATGATGACTTTGTTAATGATGTAGAAGCCGGTGACATGCTCCTTGTGGATG GAGGAATGATGTCATTTCTGGTCAAATCAAAAACCGAAGATTCTGTAAAATGTGAAGTTATTGATGGAGGTGAATTAAAATCCAGGCGTCACCTGAATGTCCGTGGCAAGAGCGCAACCTTGCCATCAATCACCG ATAAGGACTGGGATGATATTAAGTTTGGAGTGGAAAATCAGGTTGACTACTATGCTGTTTCTTTCGTCAAAGATGCTCAAGTTGTGCATGAATTGAAGGATTATCTCAGAA GCTCGAATGCGGATATACACATAATTGTGAAAATTGAAAGTGCAGATTCTATTCCAAACTTACATTCAATCATTACAGCATCTGATGGG GCTATGGTTGCCAGGGGTGATTTGGGGGCTGAGCTTCCTATCGAGGAGGTACCATTGCTGCAG GAAGAAATTATTAGAATGTGCAGAAGCATGGGAAAAGCTGTCATTGTCGCCACTAATATGCTGGAAAGCATGATCGTTCATCCAACTCCAACCCGTGCAGAAGTTTCAGACATTGCTATAGCTGTTCGGGAAGGTGCTGATGCAGTTATGCTTTCTGGGGAAACTGCACATGGAAA ATTTCCCTTGAAAGCTGTCAAGGTCATGCATACTGTTGCACTAAGAACTGAAGCAACTATTACTGGCGGGGAAACACCGTCTAACCTTGGTCAGGTGTTCAAG AACCACATGAGCGAAATGTTTGCCTACCATTCAACAATGATGTCCAATACACTTGGTACATCAATTGTGGTTTTCACAAGGACGGGATTTATGTCCATCCTACTTAGCCATTACCGCCCATCTGGCACCATATTTGCCTTCACAGATCA GGAGATAGTTAGACAACGATTGGCTTTGTACCAAGGTGTATGTCCAGTTCACATGGAATTTTCTGATTGTGCTGAGAAGACATTTGGTGATGCTTTATCTTACTTGCTG AAGCATGGTATGGTGAAGGAAGGTGAGGAGGTTGCACTCGTTCAGAGTGGCAGACAACCCATCTGGAGGTCGCAGTCCACCCACAATATTCAGGTTAGGAAGGTTTGA